Proteins encoded within one genomic window of Micromonospora halotolerans:
- a CDS encoding DUF3090 domain-containing protein, which produces MTHQVHAFEPPERFVAGTVGPPGERTFFLQARGGGRLVSVALEKVQVSLLAEKLEELLSEAQRRFGVELPEAAPVTGDNDPLDTPVDEEFRVGTLGLAFDVDSATVVIEAIAAGEAEAEVELGDADDDTDEDPDEPDDDLDRLRVRLTPDATRAFIERARRVVNAGRPPCPLCGQPLDPAGHLCPRHNGYHR; this is translated from the coding sequence ATGACCCACCAGGTGCACGCCTTCGAGCCGCCGGAGCGGTTCGTCGCCGGAACCGTCGGCCCGCCGGGGGAGCGCACGTTCTTCCTCCAGGCGCGCGGCGGAGGCCGGCTGGTCAGCGTCGCGCTGGAAAAGGTCCAGGTGTCCCTGCTCGCCGAGAAGCTGGAGGAGCTGCTCTCCGAGGCGCAGCGCCGTTTCGGCGTCGAGCTTCCGGAGGCGGCCCCGGTGACGGGCGACAACGACCCGCTCGACACCCCGGTCGACGAGGAGTTCCGGGTCGGCACCCTGGGCCTGGCCTTCGACGTGGACTCCGCCACCGTGGTGATCGAGGCGATCGCCGCCGGTGAGGCGGAGGCCGAGGTCGAGCTCGGCGACGCGGACGACGACACCGACGAGGACCCGGACGAACCGGACGACGACCTCGATCGGCTCCGGGTCCGGCTGACCCCCGACGCGACGCGCGCGTTCATCGAGCGGGCCCGGCGGGTGGTCAACGCCGGCCGTCCGCCCTGCCCGCTCTGCGGCCAGCCGCTCGA
- a CDS encoding histidine phosphatase family protein, producing the protein MVCVATLLLLRHGRTTANADGGLAGRQPVELDETGRAQAAAVGERLKGLPLAAVVTSPLIRCRQTLELALPGAAPMVEEGLIECGYGAWEGQPLKKLAKEPLWPVVQQHPSAAVFPEGESMAAMSARAVAAVRSWDARISAEHGPEAVWLACSHGDVIKAIVADALGVHLDLFQRIVADPASVTAIRYTPLRPFLVRLNDTGGDLAGLVPPPRKRRRRATRATDSDAAVGGGAGAAR; encoded by the coding sequence GTGGTCTGCGTGGCGACCCTTCTGCTTCTGCGACACGGCCGGACCACCGCGAACGCCGACGGTGGCCTGGCCGGCCGGCAACCGGTCGAGCTCGACGAGACCGGGCGCGCCCAGGCCGCGGCGGTGGGCGAGCGGCTCAAGGGGCTGCCCCTCGCGGCGGTGGTGACCAGCCCGCTGATCCGCTGCCGGCAGACCCTGGAGCTGGCCCTGCCCGGGGCGGCGCCGATGGTCGAGGAGGGGCTCATCGAGTGCGGCTACGGCGCCTGGGAGGGGCAGCCGTTGAAGAAGCTGGCGAAGGAGCCGCTCTGGCCGGTGGTGCAGCAGCACCCGAGCGCCGCCGTGTTCCCGGAGGGGGAGTCGATGGCGGCCATGTCGGCGCGGGCGGTCGCCGCTGTGCGCTCCTGGGACGCCCGGATCAGCGCCGAGCACGGGCCCGAGGCGGTCTGGCTGGCGTGCAGCCACGGCGACGTGATCAAGGCGATCGTGGCCGACGCGTTGGGCGTACACCTGGATCTGTTCCAGCGGATCGTGGCCGACCCGGCGTCGGTGACCGCGATCCGCTACACGCCGCTGCGGCCCTTCCTGGTCCGGCTCAACGACACCGGCGGCGACCTCGCCGGGCTGGTCCCGCCGCCGCGCAAGCGGCGCCGGCGGGCGACCCGGGCGACCGACTCGGACGCGGCGGTGGGCGGCGGCGCGGGGGCGGCCCGGTGA
- a CDS encoding undecaprenyl-diphosphate phosphatase, whose product MTWVEAIVLGIVQGLTEFLPVSSSGHLRITSAIFFDRDAGASFTAVTQLGTEAAVLIYFFKDIWRIVRTWVLGLFDRSVRSSLDYRMGWYVIVGTIPIGIFGLLFKDQIRTAGRNLWLVSTTLIIGAIVLAFAEYWGRQTRTLENFRMRDGVIMGFAQAAALVPGVSRSGGTLTAGLLLNLTRETAARYSFLLAIPAVVISGVFSIPDVFEPSAPGTAAPSVAQMVVATVIAFGIGYAAIAWLLRYVAHHTLYLFVLYRVALGSLVLCLLLTGTIAAT is encoded by the coding sequence GTGACCTGGGTCGAGGCCATCGTCCTGGGCATCGTCCAGGGGCTCACGGAATTCCTGCCGGTCTCGTCCTCCGGGCACCTGCGGATCACCTCGGCGATCTTCTTCGACCGGGACGCCGGGGCGTCGTTCACCGCGGTGACCCAGCTGGGCACCGAGGCGGCGGTGCTCATCTACTTCTTCAAGGACATCTGGCGGATCGTCCGGACCTGGGTGCTCGGCCTGTTCGACCGCTCGGTGCGCTCCAGCCTCGACTACCGCATGGGCTGGTACGTCATCGTCGGCACCATCCCGATCGGCATCTTCGGGCTGCTCTTCAAGGACCAGATCCGCACCGCCGGCCGGAACCTGTGGCTGGTCTCCACTACGCTGATCATCGGCGCGATCGTGCTCGCCTTCGCCGAGTACTGGGGGCGGCAGACCCGCACGCTGGAGAACTTCCGGATGCGCGACGGCGTCATCATGGGCTTCGCCCAGGCCGCCGCGCTGGTCCCCGGTGTCTCCCGCTCCGGCGGCACGCTCACCGCCGGCCTGCTGCTCAACCTCACCCGCGAGACGGCGGCCCGCTATTCGTTCCTGCTGGCCATCCCGGCTGTGGTGATCTCCGGCGTGTTCAGCATCCCGGACGTCTTCGAGCCGTCCGCGCCGGGCACCGCCGCGCCGAGCGTGGCGCAGATGGTCGTCGCCACGGTGATCGCCTTCGGCATCGGGTACGCGGCCATCGCCTGGCTGCTGCGCTACGTCGCGCACCACACCCTGTACCTGTTCGTCCTCTACCGGGTGGCGCTCGGCTCCTTGGTCCTCTGCCTGCTCCTCACCGGCACGATCGCCGCCACCTGA
- a CDS encoding LLM class F420-dependent oxidoreductase encodes MRLGLSLGYQTAWSTPADHLALAQEADRLGYSVVWAAEAYGSDSPSMLAWMAGQTERIDVGAAVMQIPARTPAMTAMTAATIDALSGGRFRLGLGVSGPQVSEGWHGVRFAKPLARTREYVDIVKLAVARKEVAYDGEHYTLPLPDGPGKALRLGFHPPREHIPIYLAAVGPKNLELAGEIADGWLAVFYAPEFAEEQLASVRAGRAKAGKELAGFDVVPSVPVVVGDDIATCAELVRWYAALYVGGMGSRQQNFYNQLATRMGYGDAAREVQDLYLAKRQRDAAAAVPMEFIDRTSLLGPKERIAERMREYAAAGVTTLSVTLFVADRDSGVQTLRTVAEALDLSGVGE; translated from the coding sequence GTGCGACTCGGGCTCAGCCTCGGATACCAGACGGCGTGGAGCACGCCGGCCGACCACCTGGCGCTGGCCCAGGAGGCGGATCGGCTCGGCTACTCGGTGGTGTGGGCAGCGGAGGCCTACGGCTCCGACTCGCCGAGCATGCTGGCCTGGATGGCCGGCCAGACCGAGCGGATCGACGTGGGCGCCGCGGTGATGCAGATCCCCGCGCGTACCCCGGCGATGACCGCGATGACCGCGGCGACCATCGACGCGCTCTCCGGCGGCCGGTTCCGGCTCGGCCTGGGCGTCTCCGGCCCGCAGGTCTCCGAGGGCTGGCACGGCGTCCGCTTCGCCAAGCCCCTGGCCCGCACCCGGGAGTACGTCGACATCGTCAAGCTGGCCGTGGCCCGCAAGGAGGTCGCGTACGACGGCGAGCACTACACGCTGCCGCTGCCGGACGGCCCGGGCAAGGCGCTGCGGCTGGGCTTCCACCCGCCGCGCGAGCACATCCCGATCTACCTGGCCGCCGTCGGGCCGAAGAACCTGGAGCTGGCCGGCGAGATCGCCGACGGCTGGCTGGCCGTCTTCTACGCCCCGGAGTTCGCCGAGGAGCAGCTCGCCTCGGTCCGCGCTGGCCGCGCCAAGGCCGGCAAGGAGCTGGCCGGCTTCGACGTCGTCCCGTCCGTGCCCGTGGTGGTCGGCGACGACATCGCCACCTGCGCCGAGCTGGTCCGCTGGTACGCGGCCCTCTACGTCGGCGGCATGGGCAGCCGGCAGCAGAACTTCTACAACCAGCTCGCCACCCGGATGGGCTACGGCGACGCCGCCCGCGAGGTGCAGGACCTCTACCTGGCCAAGCGGCAGCGCGACGCGGCCGCCGCGGTGCCCATGGAGTTCATCGACCGCACCTCGCTGCTCGGCCCGAAGGAGCGCATCGCCGAGCGGATGCGGGAGTACGCGGCCGCCGGCGTGACCACCCTGTCGGTCACCCTGTTCGTGGCGGACCGGGACAGCGGCGTCCAGACCCTGCGGACCGTCGCCGAGGCGCTGGACCTCTCCGGAGTCGGCGAGTGA
- a CDS encoding aldo/keto reductase has protein sequence MQQRPLGRSGLAVSRLALGTMTWGRDTDADDAAAQLKSYLDAGGNLVDTADVYADGDAESVIGSLLGSLVPRDDLLIATKAGLRPGSGRRRDGSRGHLLRTLEASLRRLGTDHVDLWQVHGYDPDTPLEETLSALDHAVSSGKARYVGVSNFSGWQTARAAAWQAAWPGRAPVVAAQVEYSLLERGVEREVLPACEAMGLGVLPWSPLGRGVLTGKYRNGRPADSRAVSPHFERFVATYLEPRCSSIVEAVAIAAGGLGVSPLEVALAWVRDRPGVTAPILGARTVGQLLGALQVERMTLPEEIVTALDDVSAVPVGYPERDG, from the coding sequence ATGCAACAGCGACCGCTCGGCCGAAGCGGGCTGGCGGTTTCGCGGCTCGCGCTCGGCACCATGACCTGGGGACGGGACACCGATGCCGACGACGCGGCCGCCCAGCTGAAGAGTTACCTCGACGCGGGCGGCAACCTCGTGGACACCGCCGACGTGTACGCCGACGGCGACGCGGAGTCGGTGATCGGCTCCCTGCTGGGCAGCCTGGTGCCCCGCGACGACCTGCTCATCGCCACGAAGGCGGGGCTGCGGCCGGGCAGCGGCCGCCGCCGGGACGGCTCGCGGGGGCACCTGCTGCGCACCCTGGAGGCCTCGCTGCGCCGGCTCGGCACCGACCACGTCGACCTCTGGCAGGTGCACGGGTACGACCCGGACACCCCGCTGGAGGAGACGCTCTCCGCGCTCGACCACGCGGTGTCCAGCGGCAAGGCCCGGTATGTCGGGGTGTCGAACTTCTCCGGCTGGCAGACCGCCCGCGCCGCCGCGTGGCAGGCCGCCTGGCCGGGACGCGCCCCGGTGGTCGCCGCCCAGGTGGAGTACTCGCTGCTGGAGCGGGGCGTGGAGCGCGAGGTGCTGCCCGCCTGCGAGGCCATGGGGCTGGGCGTGCTGCCGTGGTCGCCGCTGGGTCGCGGAGTGCTCACCGGCAAGTACCGCAACGGCCGCCCGGCGGACTCGCGGGCCGTGTCGCCGCACTTCGAGCGCTTCGTCGCCACCTACCTGGAGCCGCGCTGCTCCAGCATCGTCGAGGCGGTCGCCATCGCGGCGGGCGGCCTGGGCGTGTCGCCGCTGGAGGTGGCGCTGGCGTGGGTCCGGGACCGGCCCGGCGTGACCGCGCCGATCCTCGGCGCCCGGACCGTGGGGCAGCTCCTCGGCGCGCTGCAGGTGGAGCGGATGACCCTGCCCGAGGAGATCGTCACGGCGCTGGACGACGTCTCGGCGGTGCCGGTGGGCTACCCGGAACGGGACGGCTGA